The segment CACCTTGGGCAGCGAGCTGTCGATCATCCAGTTGTCGCCCAGGTGTAGGTCCAACAGGTTCTCCAGCTTGCAGAACATATCCGGCGGCATCATGGAGATCCGATTTTGCTCCAGGTGGATCTTCACCAGCTGCGTCAGGTTGGCCGTCTCGAGGATGTCTCGCAGGGCGGACAGCTGGTCGAACGGTAGGGCTTTTCCGTCCGGTGCGGCGAACGCCCCCGTCAGGTGCAGCTCGCGCAGATTGGGGAAGCCTGTCAGCAGCCGAGGGTGGTTGTTGACGCCGTCGCCGTTATCCTCGGTCAACGAGATTTCGTTGAAGTTCAGGATGAGTCGCTCCACCTTGGACGCGCGGTGGTACGTCTTGCCGCGGATGGAGCGGATGCGGTTGTTGCTCATGTCGATCACGCGCAAATTGTCCATCTCTCCCTCGATGCCAAAGATGTTCCACGGCAGCTCCGGAATATGGTTGCCCGTGAATATCAGCACCTGAAATAAAGTGATACAATTATTATCTTGTTCTTATTCCTTATCAAAAGTATCAAAACGAGATTGTGATTATCTGTTAGTTTCTGACAAAGAATGCTACTTTGTAGCAGCCCAAGGTTTCGTGCATGTCGAAACTGCGCTTTATATTCTTATTAGTGTATTTATTGAGTCGAGGGAGTTTTTACAGTGATAACTaattcaccatttttaatACGACAGTATTGGTGGAGCTCTTAAGGGAAAAATTCTTATAAGATTGAGCATTACAGGGATGtgtttaaataacaaatttcaatgctCCACATTTTCTTAGCTGACTAACGTGCAACCTAACTCAATTTTTAGGGGAAAAATCCAAGTCAACTCCATTTTTCAAGTcttagtaaaatttatttttgatattttcaaatctactagaaatttttaacataaaaaatatgataattaatCCTCTCCCAGTTGTATATGTTCAGTTGCATAattgcataatatattatctaTAATTCAATGTCATATGTATACGTTGCAGAGCCCAAGAACAAACCCCTTAATGAagcaattttggatttttcgaAACCCACTGATCAATTCACCTcttgtcttaaaattttgtcaaaattaaagttgtatcaattttaaataattcgatttttttcaaaagtcgCTGTTATTCctaaaaattttgaccaccAAACAGATTTCTCTACCATGTCCCTTTGTACAATGGCTTATTCATAAACTTCAGGGGTGTTACAATAAAAAGATGACAAATGTgtcggtatttttttttttgcaaaataaaaccgcAGAGACATCGGACTAGAAAGCTCAGTCATTATTATCATTGTCGCAAGAAGCACCAAAAACCATGCCTTCGTCGTCAGCTTTAATGAGAGCTCGCGTAGGGGAGGAAAGAGCCACGGGCGAATTCAAGACGAAATGTTGTTCGTACGCTACAAAccgcattattaaaattgccaCTTTGCTCTAAACCAGTGCGATGCAGCCTGCTGGTGTAATGCAAAAGCCGTGCTCGGATTATCACATTTGTGCTCTACGCCACCCGCACTGTGCGGCTGTgttgcggcacagtttccgcCAACGAGCGAGGCTGAACTTAACGCCTCGTACACATATAAGGAAATCTCCAAGGGGAGTGAAGTTCGCTTGTAATGCTAAATAATCCATTCGCGAGGCGCAAGAAGTTTTCTTGCAAGCGTTCAAGTGATTTCAGTTGCCCCTCCAGGTGCGCTGGTGCCGTCGAGGTGCGCATTTTTGTGCCAGCAAACTAaggcaattttcattttatgtttaatattattgcaGACTAGGAGGTGGGAGCGCGGCGCAAATGCTGTTCAGTGCAGCGAAAAATAAGAGGAGGCACCGTTGAAAAGTTTGGCGAGCCGCAAACAGCTCAAATAAGCCCGGCTTACGACTGCATGGTTCCGCAAGTTGAACGAGAAAATTTGAGTGGGCGTCACAAAgtggaatgaaaataaactgtgtgtgtttggccaaAGTCAGCCGCTCTAATGAGGAAAAACGTCGTCTCCACCGCTCTTAATCTTCATTTATCTCGCTCGTTCGCGCACTTCCTTTAAGAATGCAATGCAGTGTTTCAGAACTTTCAGAAGGCTTTGCCTGCTAAATTGCCCCCAAGCGCACGCTGTACAAAGTATTACATAGATTTCGATCGACAGCGGCCGCTCTCATTCATCAGGCAACAATGACTATTTTCGGCACTTTCAGCACTTATTTACTCGCAAGGACGCGAACACTTAAGAAGTCGTCAGCACCAGCAGCCTTCGAATATAGATCGATCCATTTATAAAACTCATAAATAATCCATTTTGACGTCTAATTTCGCTCCGCTAACGATGCAAAACGCAACAGCAAAGGTGCTATGCCGTGTAGTACAAGGACAATTATATCCAAACGCGACGTGCAAGCcgtaaaattattctttacaTCAAAACACGAGTGCTTTTGAGAACGAGCTTTGCCCTTTTCTCGAATAATTAACaaagtttttgtaaattagtGAAATGGACCTTCAAGACCGTCTTTCTTGGTAAAGGACAAGTCTGGAAAATTCTAGGTATCAGGCAAGagcaaaaaactatttttagtcACCTACgaaatcagtttaattttgatgagcTGAGGCGGCAGCGTTTGCCTTAGCAACCTTTCGCTTCGCATCAGCGGAAAAACGCTTTCCTCCCTTCGGGGGGTGAAACTGTGCGATAGCAATCACCGCTGAGAATCGCGAACAAGGTTCATTTCGGTCAAATTGCTTGCCCAAATTAGATTTCCCGATCTATTCACTTGCCTCAGTCTCCGGTGGCAGGGTCGTCAGCATGTGGGTGTCTGTGAAGAGCTGGTTAGTGCAGTTGACCACGTACTTGTCTGATTGTCCTTGGTACGCCGTCCGACCGCACCAGCATTTGCTCTGGAAAGCAGGTTAATATCATTTAGCAAGTCTAATTTGATTCATGCaattgcttttttcaattggaGGCTTTAAAGATACATAAATTATCCTGATCAAGCATTGCATGagggatattttatttttgcagttattttcataattactTAAGAGTTTAAAAAGGTGAGTTTcagcttaaaaaaatagataaaaaatcgGATGCAATACTAACGttgttcaataattattatgtaatcTCAGTAAAAGATGAGAGCTATGCCATCCATTAAACAAGCCAATAAAACTTAAGGGATGCCATCTAATGGCCAAATGCCATTAATCAAAAGTTTAGTTGGAAGGTAAGGAATgccagcttatttatttaaattctaaccttaaataagcaaaagGTACGCAACTGAATTATCATCcaggatttaaatcaaattaaggcATTTGGCCATTAGAGGTTCATTAAGAGTGCAGCTAAGCGTTTATCGGACTTATGCGATATCgaccataattaaattttcggacTAAAGAAGATTTTTCGGACTCTTTTGTCATTGATGTAATAAACTTGTCGGTCTTGTGAAAAATCCCACTTTCGGCCTTCTTAAATCCGGGCCCATTTTAATACCTGAAATGCAGTGGGGCATGAAGCGCTGTTAGCCAGCGCCATCAGCGGCGCCAAAAACAGAAACACCTTGCAACCAGTCATCCTGGAAAAGAGAGAAGATTAAAACACAATCTCgtttattcgtttttatttcttcctcCACTGAGAATCAGAGTAATTGGAATTTCTGCCTCTCTCTGAATTATCCTGCTCGTTTTTACGTCATGCGGCGGACatgcaatttcatttaaacgCAATCAACCATATCGCgtgaatttcattgaaaaaggCTACGATTCAGTGAAATGAATTcgcgataaaaaaaatgacattctGCTTGTGTCGGGACGGTCGTGGTGTTCGCTGTTTATTTTGAGCGATGCCCATCACTCACGGTGTGACATCAGCAAGTATTATGTACTTTGGACCTATCAATAATAGGTTTCTGACTCACTCTCTTGGATAAGTAAAAAGACGACCGCTTCCGACGCCTGCTGAATTTTCAACCAGCCTGCCTGAAATCACGCTTCTCATCTTGCCAAACACGACTCGAGGCGgaaaattgaagaaacaaataaaaacctcTTCACTAACTACGggcttttcattattaaattttcgcaacAATTAACATTAGATGGTTTGCGCAAACGAGGCGAATTAGATGATTAAATAAGGACAAGGAAGTAGTCGAATGAAAAACGCCCACCCCTTGTATATATTATAGAGGTGCCGCACGGGCTAAGTAATTAGCTGCCGCATCTGACACGAAAGCTGAACGTGTGCGTAACTGCATTTAATTAACCTTTCAGCTTCACGGCGAGCGTCTCCTTTGATCAAAAACCCATGTGCCGAAAACAATTAGCACCCTCGGCGTACTTGCTTGctcaaatttgtaattatatcCAGTAAAATGTGTTCGCAAACAACATCgtaaaaaacacaataaataataaaaaaaaaaaaatgtgaagctACTTACTTTGTATTAAATGTAATGGGgtccaaatcaaaattttcatttgcatattgaaaaatatttcataaaattctaatttacaAAAGTGCAAATGGATCAACAACTCTgcttgttgatttaaaaatatactataaatataaaattgtagtTTGAAGTTTTATTTAGTTCAGAATTTGATATGCCCaggtaaatattaaaaaaatccaaaaatgcaTCTTCTTTCAAGTCGGCTGACAATAACCGCgtactttaaaaaaagtgtaaaattttcagtgaaaGCGATCACGTGTCAAAAAGCTTGGCACAAAGAGCGATCCTGTTTCAGCTCCAGCAGTCAAGGTTTCCCCTGTAActaacagaaaatttatgacTCTCCTATAGCTCGCAGCCTTTTCTTAGAAAACTGCTTAAAAGTCGAGCGACACTATTTGCAGAGATAATTGCGGTTGAGTGACGACTCGACAAAATCGCAATTAAACGACTTATATGTGCGCCCCGCCGCAACAGGCTTTTAAAGGAACAGCCCTGCTAAACCTGTGTGGGTGGGTGTGACCCCGAGATGGAGATTGCGATGTCAAAATCTCACCTGCGGAGGGTCCTCCGGTCGGCAAGACGAGCGAACAGCCTCCGTGTCGCCTCAGTCCATGCAGACGCTCGGCGTTCTTGCTGAGTGCGGCCGCGGTTTCGGGTTCAGCGCTCGCGCAAGCCGATTTTTCGCCGAGGATAAAATTGCACAGCTCTTTTCACGCCACCAACTTGGCCGTGTGCTTCGCCAATGAACTGCTCTTTACCTTTTTCATACCTGCGACGGCCGAACCTGCGAACGAAGCGCCTCCCTACCTGGCGGCGGTGGAACGCGGAGTCTCACGAGCTAAACCACAATTGGATTTGAATCTCTCTTAATTGTGGAATATATAGCGACCGCAGAGTGAGCAATGAGAAACAGCCAGCGGCAAAGAAGGATGGTTTTTATTCCAGCctcttttaattcattatttcattaaaatgctgtaaaaaattaaattttgacgcATCTGCGAATGTGTATACTTCCAAAGAGCTCAAaagtgaaatgctttttgtgcGCCCGTAAAGCTGAGTTCCCGCAGGCGCTTTCcgcgctaattaattaaaccaacAAACTCATATGAATGAATTCATGGCGAATATATTTGCATATTCATGTTCTGTGCGCACCGCGTGTGCATATCTCGCTCAACTTGcctaacaaaatattattattcttcgGGTGCTCTTAAAAATGAGCAATCGAGCATCTACGCATGTATATGCATCGCAGTACAAGGATGGCAAAACATTAGCATAATTTTTGGCAATGCGAACATTATTGATATGGGACCGAAATGCTTGGTAGAAGGCAGTCGCAGGCGCGCAAACCCCGAGTGCGAATCTAATTTAGTGGATCTTGCGGCTTAACAAAGGGTTGGTTGCGGCTCCAAATCATTCCCAGTGAAGGCAAAAACACACCAGATGTCAGGTTAGTATGGAGCTGCGCCAAACTCTTTTCTTCAAAGTTGACTAAAATAGCCGATTATTATTACAACTCAATATTAGTagtaaatatgaaaaaaattctagtTGAACGATGTATGTGGTCAAAGCATTCATTTGTTGATGTGATTAGTCAATTTAATGACGATATAGGAagagtattttaataaatttaaacttgagCTGTGTCGTATTTCACTCTACAAAgtccaatgaaaaataaatgtactaCATATATTGCACTCGCCACATCATAATAGTGCCTGtcttgctattttattttttgaaatcatttaattttatccttcATTGAATTATTTGGTATTCCATAAATTATAAACGTTTTACGCagtcataaaaaaaataataattttcatattccGATCAATATATTTCTTAATGTAGCATGTCGAGGTAATCTGATCTAAAGTGaaagctaaaatattatttgaaacggATGCCGTTACATGAAAACGCAAATATCCGCATTGAAAACACACAAGAataataaacagaaaaatatgtagTTCCTCTCCTATATTGATGTCTCGTCGGTCTTCAAGCTATAGAATTTCATCATTAAAGGCGACCAACAGCACAACATCTCCAacgtcataatttttttactcattgATAAGCACTGCCCTGATAAGCTTGTAGGACGCAGTTTCATTTTGAGTTTCACAAAGAAGACCAGCGATTGCGTCCTCTTCTCTTAATGAAATACTGTCCTACTGTTGAGCAGCTGATTAAACGATAAAGCAGTCGACCGACGCATTTATTAGTCATACGATGGATCACTTCTGACTTTCGTGGATCATTCGGAGTAAACAATAAGCAAAATGGTCTGTGGATCTTccatcataaaatatttcctcttcCTATTCAACACCTTATTCTGtgtaagatttttatttctgattgCCCGTTATTATAACatactaatttaaataaattcttataCGCACAGGCTGGCGGTCTCGCGATTTTGGTAATCGGTTCCATCATACAAGTAAACATTGACAACTATGGATCTCTATTCCCTGGTGAAgtatgctaatttaattttgcactcAGCATGCAACCAGTGGCCCTCAACTTTTCAGGTCGCGCTGCCGGGACTTCTGCTCATTGTCGTCGGCGGCGTCACGTTCTTGGTCGCGTTTGTGGGGTGCTGCGGCGCGATCCGCGAGTCGCATTGGATGATGATCACGGTTGGCAAAAGTTTTACACCAGATACC is part of the Cloeon dipterum chromosome 1, ieCloDipt1.1, whole genome shotgun sequence genome and harbors:
- the LOC135934598 gene encoding leucine-rich repeat-containing protein 40, translated to MTGCKVFLFLAPLMALANSASCPTAFQSKCWCGRTAYQGQSDKYVVNCTNQLFTDTHMLTTLPPETEVLIFTGNHIPELPWNIFGIEGEMDNLRVIDMSNNRIRSIRGKTYHRASKVERLILNFNEISLTEDNGDGVNNHPRLLTGFPNLRELHLTGAFAAPDGKALPFDQLSALRDILETANLTQLVKIHLEQNRISMMPPDMFCKLENLLDLHLGDNWMIDSSLPKVSCLSKLRFIDLGRNRLRALSPQVTKDLDRLPTRHQALIVELGGNPLSCDDFCVGAFAHWLSATNVTVRNRETLRCVDPKPVACSEKALGAGLPEGGHSAAALVLAVLLVGLIVTLGAALYMNRNSLTYKLSPLVDTASRKVRYTSIDKPEEMEMNV